In one Saccharibacillus brassicae genomic region, the following are encoded:
- a CDS encoding glycoside hydrolase family 3 C-terminal domain-containing protein yields MTQSSQPSGTPDIQHLISQMTLEEKASLCSGKDFWHTQGIERLGIPSVMVTDGPHGLRKQAEGADHLGLHDSVPATCFPSAAGIASSWDRDLIQGMGEALGEECQAENVAVLLGPGANIKRSPLCGRNFEYFSEDPYLSSEIAASHIRGVQSRGVGTSLKHFAVNNQEHRRMSVDAVVDERTLREIYLASFEGAVKKGQPWTVMSSYNRVNGTYASEHEELLSGILKEEWGLEGFVMSDWGAVNERAAGLAAGLELEMPSSGGIGAKKIVDAIQDGSLPEHKLDAAVGRILRVVLRAAAEKVENASYDRDEHHALARKIARESMVLLKNEAGILPLKRSGRIAVIGELSKRPRYQGGGSSHIIPTQLGRIYDEFVKEAGEAQVNYARGYSLKQDDTDEALIAEAVKAAGEADVAVLFAGLPDAYESEGYDRTHLRLPENQLRLIEELSQIQPNLVVVLSNGSPVEMPWLGGVKGLLEAYLGGQALGGAIADLLFGTVSPSGKLAETFPVRLEDTPAFLNFPGTGDRVEYREGLYVGYRYYDKKAIEPLFPFGFGLSYTTFDYSDLRVSSAQASADQGVEVSVNVTNTGSVSGKEVVQLYVRDVESTVDRPERELKGFGKVELQPGETATVSFVLDRRAFAYYDVEAADWRVESGVFELGVGSSSRDIKQTVEVDIEGDAPIMEPVHRNSLIGDLMRPGRLTPDQKALLDDFLQGGLFTPPAEEAADTPANEEGSSSEDEDEHGSADMMAAVGRYLPLRAAVGFAGDPDGEHKLNELLERINR; encoded by the coding sequence ATGACTCAATCAAGCCAACCTTCCGGTACGCCGGATATCCAACATCTTATTTCGCAAATGACGCTGGAAGAGAAAGCAAGCCTCTGTTCCGGCAAAGACTTTTGGCATACGCAGGGCATTGAACGCCTCGGCATTCCGTCCGTGATGGTGACCGACGGTCCGCACGGACTGCGCAAGCAGGCGGAAGGCGCGGATCATCTGGGACTGCACGACAGCGTGCCCGCGACCTGTTTCCCGTCGGCGGCGGGCATCGCGTCTTCGTGGGACCGCGACCTCATTCAGGGCATGGGCGAGGCGCTCGGCGAAGAATGCCAGGCGGAGAACGTGGCCGTGCTGCTCGGACCGGGGGCGAATATCAAGCGCTCGCCGCTGTGCGGCCGGAATTTCGAATATTTCTCGGAAGATCCGTATTTGTCGTCGGAGATCGCGGCCAGCCATATCCGGGGCGTACAGAGCCGGGGCGTCGGCACGTCGCTGAAGCATTTTGCCGTCAACAACCAGGAGCATCGCCGCATGTCGGTCGATGCCGTGGTGGACGAGCGCACGCTGCGTGAGATTTATCTGGCGAGCTTCGAAGGAGCGGTCAAAAAAGGACAGCCGTGGACGGTCATGAGCTCGTACAACCGGGTGAACGGCACGTATGCTTCGGAACACGAGGAACTGCTCAGTGGAATCCTCAAGGAAGAATGGGGACTGGAAGGCTTCGTCATGTCCGACTGGGGAGCGGTCAACGAGCGGGCAGCCGGTCTTGCGGCCGGACTGGAACTGGAAATGCCGTCAAGCGGCGGGATCGGCGCGAAGAAGATCGTGGATGCGATTCAGGACGGCTCGCTGCCGGAACACAAGCTGGACGCGGCGGTCGGGCGCATCCTGCGCGTCGTGCTGCGCGCCGCGGCGGAGAAAGTGGAGAACGCTTCGTACGATCGGGACGAACACCACGCGCTCGCCCGCAAAATCGCCCGCGAAAGCATGGTCCTGCTCAAGAACGAAGCCGGCATCCTGCCGCTGAAGCGGTCCGGCCGCATCGCGGTCATCGGCGAGCTCTCCAAACGTCCGCGCTATCAGGGCGGCGGCAGTTCGCATATCATTCCGACGCAGCTGGGCCGGATCTATGACGAGTTCGTCAAGGAAGCGGGCGAAGCGCAGGTGAATTACGCTCGCGGCTACAGCCTCAAACAAGACGATACGGACGAAGCGCTGATCGCGGAAGCCGTCAAGGCTGCGGGCGAAGCGGACGTCGCGGTGCTGTTCGCCGGGCTGCCGGACGCGTACGAGTCGGAAGGTTACGACCGTACCCACCTTCGTCTGCCGGAGAACCAACTGCGGCTGATCGAGGAACTGTCGCAAATCCAGCCTAATCTGGTCGTCGTGCTCAGCAACGGTTCGCCGGTCGAAATGCCGTGGCTTGGCGGGGTCAAAGGGCTGCTGGAAGCGTATCTCGGCGGGCAGGCGCTGGGCGGAGCGATCGCGGATCTGCTGTTCGGCACAGTCAGCCCATCGGGCAAACTGGCCGAGACGTTCCCGGTACGTCTGGAAGACACGCCGGCGTTCCTGAACTTTCCGGGCACCGGCGACCGCGTGGAGTACCGGGAAGGGCTGTACGTCGGCTACCGGTATTACGACAAGAAGGCGATCGAGCCGCTGTTCCCGTTCGGCTTCGGTCTGTCGTATACGACGTTCGACTATTCCGATCTGCGGGTGAGTTCGGCGCAGGCGTCGGCCGATCAGGGTGTCGAAGTGAGCGTGAACGTGACCAATACGGGCAGCGTCTCGGGCAAGGAAGTGGTGCAGCTGTACGTGCGCGATGTCGAGAGTACGGTGGACCGGCCGGAACGCGAATTGAAAGGGTTTGGAAAAGTAGAGCTCCAGCCGGGCGAGACGGCGACCGTATCGTTTGTGCTCGACCGCAGAGCGTTCGCCTACTACGACGTGGAAGCGGCGGATTGGCGCGTCGAGAGCGGCGTGTTCGAGCTTGGCGTCGGATCTTCTTCGCGCGACATCAAGCAGACGGTCGAAGTCGACATCGAAGGCGATGCGCCGATCATGGAGCCGGTCCATCGCAATTCGCTGATCGGCGACCTGATGCGGCCGGGCCGACTGACGCCGGACCAAAAAGCGCTGCTGGACGATTTCCTGCAGGGCGGGCTGTTCACGCCGCCGGCGGAAGAGGCGGCCGATACGCCGGCCAATGAAGAAGGGTCTTCTTCCGAGGACGAAGACGAGCACGGCAGCGCGGACATGATGGCCGCCGTCGGCCGCTATCTGCCGCTTCGAGCGGCGGTCGGCTTCGCGGGCGACCCGGACGGCGAGCACAAGCTGAACGAGCTGCTGGAGCGGATCAACCGCTGA
- a CDS encoding Ig-like domain-containing protein, whose protein sequence is MFNYFNLSDTKDYEYLLRSIGSDVTKNGNPIRALITQTELEQNYSDFRISSLNAFNRGDIIGYDGQNYMVISEEANKRYNKWKGIIRSLPHSINFNMNCEVFRIPCFITSEDFRVVSGSVIAQAAGVIKLHFPNNELSKQITIDTRFIRLRQAFKVTGIDPYSRPGMIIISAEKDSISVETDDLANEISYTSGNTNCTFKITNTKPISILKGNTIQITTSPTVSTRVFESSDPSIATVSSSGLITALAEGNVTVTAYRSTNSFFKDTIQVAVALPDMYSLSVDSPKTILDYMESVTVTNTVSNNGRPVDDAAVTYDLLYSDRITLVPDTVAALGNITNRSVTIQNRNNEGQMKDIVLRVTLVSDSTQIQYVPFNLAYYIAPNYSVVIFTGHQPPNEVEFGDNVFLGRVVYNNGIQDDTKRVTWSLVGIDKISDVPENIAKITFEDSFNQVYVNNYNETGTDTTIYVKVTLDGFPEVTDYYMLNIKSKVIVITKSVDIGRADGAAMLSNTFNGTSTDDTINYQKTINYRSNAIPANEAVTWTLTNFTGGSPATGNSITVQDGFTCTVRAGNAAAGIKLTAKMVSDPTVIDSILIRVKSLL, encoded by the coding sequence ATGTTCAATTATTTTAATCTATCTGATACAAAGGATTACGAATATCTATTACGTTCAATCGGATCGGATGTAACGAAAAATGGTAATCCAATTAGAGCACTTATTACTCAAACGGAATTGGAACAAAACTATTCAGATTTCCGTATATCTTCGCTCAATGCTTTTAATCGCGGAGATATTATTGGATATGATGGTCAAAACTATATGGTTATTTCAGAAGAAGCAAATAAGCGATATAACAAATGGAAGGGTATTATTCGTTCTCTTCCACATTCAATCAATTTCAATATGAATTGTGAAGTGTTTAGAATTCCGTGTTTCATTACAAGCGAAGATTTTAGAGTTGTGTCAGGAAGTGTTATTGCTCAGGCAGCGGGAGTCATTAAACTTCATTTTCCTAACAATGAATTATCCAAGCAGATCACTATTGATACTCGTTTTATTCGTTTGAGACAAGCATTTAAGGTTACGGGCATTGATCCTTATTCTCGTCCCGGAATGATTATTATTTCAGCCGAGAAGGATTCGATTAGCGTTGAAACGGACGACCTGGCTAATGAAATATCTTATACTTCAGGCAATACGAATTGTACGTTTAAGATCACCAATACAAAGCCGATTAGCATATTAAAAGGTAACACGATACAGATTACAACAAGTCCTACCGTATCTACGCGAGTATTTGAATCTTCTGATCCCTCTATTGCTACAGTATCGAGTTCAGGACTTATCACAGCACTTGCAGAGGGTAATGTAACCGTTACGGCTTATCGCTCTACAAACTCTTTCTTTAAAGATACGATTCAAGTCGCGGTCGCTCTACCTGATATGTATTCTCTATCCGTTGATAGTCCTAAAACCATTTTAGATTATATGGAATCCGTTACTGTAACGAATACAGTATCCAATAATGGCCGTCCTGTTGACGATGCTGCTGTTACTTATGATTTATTGTATTCTGACCGTATAACGCTTGTTCCAGACACAGTAGCGGCGCTAGGCAATATTACAAATCGTTCTGTAACGATTCAGAATAGAAATAATGAAGGTCAAATGAAGGATATTGTGTTAAGGGTTACTCTTGTAAGCGATTCGACTCAAATTCAATATGTTCCGTTTAATCTGGCTTATTACATTGCACCAAACTACTCCGTTGTTATCTTTACAGGGCATCAGCCGCCTAATGAAGTTGAATTTGGTGACAATGTATTCTTGGGTCGCGTTGTCTACAATAATGGAATTCAAGATGATACGAAGCGAGTAACTTGGTCACTCGTTGGGATAGATAAGATTTCTGATGTTCCAGAAAACATTGCTAAGATTACGTTTGAAGATTCTTTTAACCAAGTATATGTAAATAACTATAATGAAACGGGAACCGATACAACTATCTACGTCAAAGTTACTCTTGATGGATTCCCAGAAGTTACAGATTACTATATGCTTAACATCAAATCTAAAGTGATCGTTATCACAAAGTCGGTTGATATCGGTCGTGCAGATGGGGCTGCTATGTTGTCGAATACATTTAACGGCACGTCTACTGACGATACAATTAACTATCAGAAAACGATTAATTATCGTTCAAATGCTATTCCAGCCAATGAAGCGGTAACGTGGACGTTGACTAACTTCACAGGAGGATCACCGGCTACAGGAAACTCTATTACAGTTCAAGATGGATTCACTTGTACAGTTAGAGCGGGTAATGCAGCAGCAGGAATTAAACTCACGGCTAAAATGGTATCTGATCCAACAGTTATAGATTCTATTTTAATCCGCGTTAAGAGTTTGCTTTAA
- a CDS encoding helix-turn-helix domain-containing protein, producing the protein MEKTARARKGMAAKAAGAGQAAGAAEQPGEQAAGGAQQPGEQAAGGAQQPGEQAAYVPDYADDRELLRSLALSRQNERLHHDLATERKMLQLVREGRREELEQLLADWNLRQDFGILSRSSLLRHRKNLTICGITLYTRAAIEGGLYAEVAFTLSDLLIQRVEEAHTPEEVDLLSTSAIREFTDRVRQAREHTGSGTFAACRLYVFNHLYEELSLERLGQAMRLNPAYLSRLCKKETGLSLSAYVRREKVEEAKRLLEIGEHTLSEICALLRWSDQSHFTQVFKTWVGVTPGTYRKRVPKKN; encoded by the coding sequence ATGGAAAAGACGGCACGGGCACGTAAAGGCATGGCGGCGAAGGCGGCGGGCGCAGGGCAAGCGGCGGGCGCAGCGGAGCAGCCGGGCGAACAAGCCGCGGGCGGAGCGCAGCAGCCGGGCGAACAAGCCGCGGGCGGAGCGCAGCAGCCGGGCGAACAAGCGGCGTACGTGCCGGATTACGCGGACGACCGCGAACTGCTGCGCAGCCTGGCGCTGAGCCGGCAGAACGAGCGGCTGCACCACGATCTGGCGACCGAGCGCAAGATGCTTCAGCTCGTGCGGGAAGGCCGCCGCGAGGAACTGGAGCAGCTGCTCGCCGACTGGAACCTCAGGCAGGACTTCGGCATTCTGTCCCGCAGCAGCCTGCTGCGCCACCGCAAAAACCTGACGATCTGCGGCATCACGCTGTACACGCGGGCCGCGATCGAAGGCGGGCTGTACGCGGAAGTCGCGTTTACGCTGAGCGACCTGCTGATCCAGCGCGTCGAAGAAGCCCACACGCCCGAAGAAGTCGATCTCCTGTCGACGTCCGCGATCCGCGAATTCACGGACCGCGTGCGGCAGGCGCGCGAGCACACCGGCAGCGGCACGTTCGCAGCGTGCCGGCTGTACGTGTTCAATCACCTGTATGAAGAATTGTCGCTGGAGCGGCTCGGGCAGGCCATGCGGCTGAACCCGGCTTACCTGTCGCGGCTGTGCAAAAAAGAAACCGGACTCTCCCTCTCCGCCTACGTCCGCCGAGAAAAAGTCGAAGAAGCCAAACGGCTGCTGGAAATCGGCGAACACACGCTGTCCGAGATCTGCGCGCTGCTGCGCTGGAGCGATCAAAGCCACTTCACGCAGGTATTCAAAACGTGGGTCGGCGTCACCCCCGGCACGTACCGCAAACGCGTTCCGAAAAAAAATTAA
- the hxlA gene encoding 3-hexulose-6-phosphate synthase has protein sequence MKLQLALDLVDIPGAIEIVTEVQKYIDIVEIGTPIVINEGLHAVKALKEAFPQLDVLADLKVMDAGGYEVMKATEAGASIVTILGATNDSTIRGAVEEARKHGTQILIDMINVPNLAERAAQVDALGVDYICVHTGYDLQAEGQSPFEDLQKIKAVVKNAKTAVAGGIKLDTLPGVIAAQPDLVIVGGGIAGQDDKAGTAAEMRRLIEAGSAAQV, from the coding sequence ATGAAATTGCAATTGGCATTGGATCTGGTCGACATCCCGGGCGCGATCGAAATCGTGACGGAAGTTCAAAAATATATCGATATCGTAGAAATCGGCACGCCGATCGTCATCAACGAAGGCTTGCACGCCGTCAAAGCGCTGAAGGAAGCTTTCCCGCAGCTTGACGTGCTGGCCGACCTCAAGGTTATGGACGCCGGCGGCTACGAAGTCATGAAAGCGACCGAAGCCGGCGCGAGCATCGTAACGATTCTCGGCGCGACGAACGATTCGACGATCCGCGGCGCGGTCGAAGAAGCCCGCAAGCACGGCACGCAAATCCTGATCGACATGATCAACGTGCCGAACCTGGCAGAGCGCGCGGCGCAAGTTGACGCACTGGGCGTCGATTACATCTGCGTACACACCGGCTACGATCTGCAGGCCGAAGGCCAAAGCCCGTTTGAAGACCTGCAAAAAATCAAAGCGGTCGTCAAAAACGCCAAAACGGCTGTAGCCGGCGGCATCAAGCTCGACACACTGCCGGGCGTTATCGCAGCGCAGCCGGATCTGGTCATCGTCGGCGGCGGCATCGCCGGCCAGGACGACAAAGCGGGTACGGCTGCGGAAATGCGCCGCCTGATCGAAGCCGGCTCCGCCGCGCAGGTCTAA
- a CDS encoding tyrosine-type recombinase/integrase: protein MLLKFALAEFKSDREYRNVSPRTLSSYFMTLNEFHEYAIKHEVLNLEDCTQSLVKSYLVYCGKEKKNNPTTVNSKLHTLKIFFNYFEKEMEIFTQKTNPTKRIGFAQEEVKIEVFTDAQIKQMLNYFQRLKYRDKTFHAYRGYFLIIFLLSSACRLGETVNLRWSDVNLRDQVITVTGKKRTASSLPMADKLKKEFLEYKLFVETNFAVMPEYVFTDREGKQITDNALKMLFKHLKEQMNFKNVRLSAHTFRHTAAHRMIMAGCDIGTVQKILRHSNVSMTLRYFALWGTALAEQNEKFNPLNNLDI, encoded by the coding sequence ATGCTTTTAAAGTTTGCTTTGGCGGAATTCAAGTCAGATCGGGAATATCGAAATGTCTCCCCTCGTACTCTCTCTTCCTACTTCATGACGTTGAACGAGTTTCATGAGTATGCGATTAAGCATGAGGTTCTGAACCTTGAGGACTGCACGCAATCCCTCGTTAAAAGTTACTTGGTTTATTGCGGCAAAGAGAAAAAGAACAATCCCACTACGGTTAATTCCAAACTCCACACCTTGAAAATCTTTTTTAACTATTTCGAGAAAGAGATGGAGATTTTCACTCAGAAAACGAATCCTACAAAACGAATTGGCTTTGCTCAAGAAGAAGTGAAGATTGAAGTATTTACCGATGCTCAGATTAAGCAAATGCTTAACTACTTCCAACGCTTGAAATATCGGGATAAGACATTTCACGCATATCGCGGTTACTTCTTGATTATCTTTCTCCTCTCCTCTGCTTGCCGTTTAGGAGAAACAGTCAATCTTCGTTGGAGTGATGTAAATCTTAGAGATCAGGTCATTACCGTAACAGGAAAGAAACGTACTGCTTCTTCTCTTCCTATGGCAGATAAATTAAAAAAAGAGTTTCTTGAATACAAGTTGTTTGTAGAAACTAACTTTGCCGTCATGCCTGAATATGTGTTCACTGATCGAGAAGGTAAACAGATTACGGACAATGCTTTGAAGATGCTATTTAAACATTTGAAAGAGCAAATGAACTTCAAGAACGTTCGTCTCTCTGCTCACACCTTCCGTCATACAGCAGCACATAGAATGATTATGGCTGGTTGTGATATTGGTACAGTGCAAAAGATACTAAGACACTCCAACGTATCTATGACACTCAGATACTTTGCATTATGGGGAACGGCACTTGCAGAACAGAATGAAAAGTTCAATCCGCTCAATAATCTGGATATATAA
- the hxlB gene encoding 6-phospho-3-hexuloisomerase, whose amino-acid sequence MGGPLAEPTGTAGFAARIAAELAESVRGIDPAQAESFAEALDRAANVFTAGAGRSGLMGKALAMRLVHAGSQAHVVGETTTPGIGPGDLLVMCSGSGETRTLVPMAEKARELGADVAVLTLKPDSTLAKLATMVVRLPGASKSRENDDYATIQPMGSLFEQTLLLFCDASVLRLMQRRGLDTDRMYGKHANLE is encoded by the coding sequence ATGGGCGGCCCACTTGCCGAACCGACGGGCACAGCCGGCTTCGCCGCACGGATCGCCGCGGAACTCGCGGAATCGGTGCGGGGCATCGACCCGGCGCAGGCGGAATCGTTCGCCGAAGCGCTCGATCGCGCGGCCAACGTATTCACCGCCGGCGCCGGACGTTCCGGATTGATGGGCAAGGCGCTTGCGATGCGTCTCGTCCATGCGGGCAGCCAGGCCCATGTGGTCGGCGAGACGACGACCCCGGGCATCGGCCCGGGCGACCTGCTCGTCATGTGCTCCGGTTCGGGCGAGACCCGGACGCTGGTCCCGATGGCCGAGAAGGCGCGCGAACTCGGCGCCGACGTCGCGGTGCTCACGCTCAAGCCCGACTCGACGCTTGCGAAGCTTGCGACGATGGTCGTGCGCCTGCCGGGCGCGTCCAAGTCGCGCGAGAACGACGACTACGCGACGATCCAGCCGATGGGTTCGCTGTTCGAGCAGACGCTGCTGCTGTTCTGCGACGCGTCCGTGCTGCGGCTGATGCAGCGGCGCGGACTCGACACGGACCGTATGTACGGCAAGCACGCCAACCTGGAATAA
- a CDS encoding Na-translocating system protein MpsC family protein yields MSNYTTSDTIRYKTLSLFAEHFGISPARVNVTLNDSCIIICAERFLQPLVESMILEESHGALQSMRELMVGYLMPELCRYVQDDCGLKIETKGYDWNDEDLSCLIFMLLAEPAFLRENVPYPDQNKIHRHIAALTYDVQRFPEKIYSFWLEQRMLILIRDGTMTEVERALIEDGHCEVLRMSKRKVEKKRFCEEPPFGGTANRSLKGVYLDWVFPHDRSVLVYVFGSAQTIAPH; encoded by the coding sequence ATGTCCAATTACACGACTTCCGATACCATTCGTTACAAAACACTTTCCCTATTTGCCGAACATTTCGGCATCTCGCCCGCCCGCGTGAACGTGACTCTGAACGACAGCTGCATCATCATCTGCGCCGAACGATTTCTTCAACCGCTCGTCGAATCGATGATTCTCGAAGAATCGCACGGCGCGCTGCAATCGATGCGGGAGTTGATGGTCGGCTACCTGATGCCCGAACTGTGCCGCTACGTTCAGGACGACTGCGGCCTCAAAATCGAGACCAAAGGCTACGACTGGAACGACGAAGACCTGTCCTGCCTGATCTTCATGCTGCTTGCCGAACCGGCCTTTTTGCGCGAAAACGTGCCTTATCCCGATCAAAACAAAATTCATCGCCATATCGCCGCCCTTACATACGACGTACAGCGTTTTCCCGAGAAAATCTATTCGTTCTGGCTGGAACAGCGCATGCTTATCCTGATTCGGGACGGCACGATGACCGAGGTGGAACGGGCGCTGATCGAAGACGGACACTGCGAAGTGCTGCGGATGTCCAAACGCAAAGTGGAAAAAAAGCGCTTCTGCGAAGAACCCCCTTTTGGCGGAACCGCCAACCGCAGCCTCAAAGGCGTCTATCTCGATTGGGTCTTCCCCCATGACCGCAGCGTGCTCGTCTACGTGTTCGGCAGCGCGCAAACGATCGCACCGCATTAA
- a CDS encoding phage portal protein: MNPLKPIIGLETAVNPIDSFIQEYGYGKDWFVEYCGDYQQQNRVMDIVNKKLYLAGEHAILNKRFTTLDKDIHIPNKIVLQYAKQLLTYATSFLIGNKITLSGNERVVEEFRKIYKTSDYDKKDFDLVHNVNKFGNAYEYVWIKPGQARKISSKIIDPADSFPVYGHEGEYVAFVEHYVSGNVSYYNVYYPDRVQKYSNAGGSLMLKNTFSNLSGLPVVYRNDNPLDSRYGRSDLEDYMTILDSLELLLTKSVISYYSFISGIPVITGQRLFDKKAYKDAEGLDRNVVGEGLQLDSDSTFKFESNEISHEAFEKLYKTLMTSLLDVASVPAVAMGKADVSNLSEISIKLMYSMASIRARVTEKYIKESMRVRFDKIRTLLEYKGITFSDEEYESLDITFTHSIPQSETDIISNLKTLREMGAMSIESVVTNSPYTSDTNSELQKLQSEIKQDTNNV, translated from the coding sequence ATGAACCCATTAAAACCGATTATTGGCCTTGAAACGGCTGTAAATCCTATAGATTCATTTATACAAGAATACGGCTACGGCAAAGATTGGTTTGTCGAGTATTGCGGAGATTATCAGCAGCAAAACCGAGTTATGGATATCGTAAATAAAAAACTATATCTTGCAGGGGAACATGCTATTTTGAACAAGCGATTTACAACACTGGATAAGGATATTCATATTCCAAACAAGATTGTACTTCAATATGCCAAGCAGCTTCTTACCTACGCGACAAGCTTTCTAATTGGGAATAAGATTACTCTGAGCGGGAATGAACGAGTTGTAGAAGAGTTTAGGAAGATTTATAAAACAAGCGATTATGATAAAAAGGATTTCGATTTGGTTCATAACGTGAACAAATTTGGGAATGCTTATGAATACGTATGGATTAAGCCAGGACAAGCCCGTAAGATTTCCAGTAAAATTATTGATCCAGCAGATAGCTTCCCTGTTTATGGCCATGAGGGAGAATACGTTGCATTTGTTGAACATTATGTATCTGGGAATGTCTCTTACTACAATGTGTACTATCCTGATCGAGTCCAAAAGTATTCAAATGCTGGCGGTAGCTTAATGTTGAAGAATACTTTCAGTAATCTATCTGGATTACCCGTTGTTTATCGTAACGATAACCCGCTGGATAGTCGTTATGGGAGAAGTGATCTTGAAGATTACATGACGATTCTGGATTCATTGGAACTTCTACTTACTAAGTCAGTGATTAGCTATTATAGCTTCATTAGCGGAATTCCAGTGATTACAGGACAGCGGTTATTTGATAAAAAAGCGTATAAAGATGCAGAGGGACTAGATCGTAATGTTGTAGGGGAAGGATTACAGCTTGATAGTGATAGTACATTCAAGTTTGAAAGCAATGAGATTAGCCATGAAGCATTTGAGAAGCTATATAAGACATTAATGACTAGTTTACTTGATGTTGCTTCCGTACCGGCTGTAGCGATGGGTAAGGCAGATGTGAGCAACCTTTCAGAAATCTCAATTAAGCTTATGTATTCGATGGCTTCAATTCGTGCTAGAGTGACTGAGAAGTACATTAAGGAGTCCATGAGAGTACGATTCGATAAGATTAGAACATTGCTTGAATATAAAGGAATTACATTTAGCGATGAGGAATATGAGAGTTTGGATATTACATTTACACATTCTATCCCTCAATCAGAAACAGACATCATTTCTAATCTGAAGACACTTAGAGAAATGGGAGCAATGAGTATTGAGAGCGTGGTTACAAACAGTCCATATACGAGTGATACTAATTCTGAGTTACAGAAGTTGCAGAGTGAAATTAAACAAGACACGAATAATGTGTAA
- a CDS encoding winged helix-turn-helix transcriptional regulator, with amino-acid sequence MASEVKERIDLQAINCEKELTLAVIGGKWKLIILWHLGLEGTKRFSELKKLIPNITQKMLTNQLRELEEDLLVHREVYREVPPKVEYSLTAYGESLTPVLRMMYDWGKKYGEEVIWKDAGQKAE; translated from the coding sequence ATGGCAAGCGAAGTGAAAGAACGGATCGACCTGCAGGCGATCAACTGCGAGAAGGAATTGACGCTGGCCGTCATCGGCGGCAAATGGAAACTGATCATTTTGTGGCATCTCGGACTCGAAGGCACGAAGCGGTTCAGCGAATTGAAGAAGCTGATCCCGAATATCACCCAGAAGATGCTGACCAATCAACTGCGCGAACTGGAAGAAGACCTGCTCGTGCACCGCGAAGTGTACCGCGAAGTGCCGCCCAAAGTCGAATATTCGCTGACCGCCTACGGCGAGAGCCTGACCCCGGTCCTGCGCATGATGTACGATTGGGGCAAAAAGTACGGCGAAGAAGTTATCTGGAAAGACGCCGGCCAAAAAGCCGAATAA